The following proteins come from a genomic window of Halomarina ordinaria:
- a CDS encoding NAD(P)/FAD-dependent oxidoreductase, translating into MNVVVIGGGIVGLSSAYALAERGAAVTVCERGHLGAGSTDRAAGGIRAQFSTAVNVDLSVESMAVWEEFEDRFGVDIGYRRHGYLFLAREARTARTLRESVALQRERGVPSEFVDPETAVEHCPGVDAGPFEGGSYSPTDGVADPHLALQGYAEAAREAGATLRTKTPVTAIRRDESGVTGVETPDGALDADFVVNAAGAWAREVAALADVSLPVAPRRRQLAVVAPDPPMPEALPLTIDLDTGSYFRPERDGQALVGGRFAEADPDVDPSRYATSMDVEWAATAVERAASYTTYFGPETRIVRGWAGLYAVTPDHHPILEETRPGLVTAAGFSGHGFQHAPATGRLVAELCLDGEASLVDIGALGSDRFETGETLVERNVA; encoded by the coding sequence GTGAACGTCGTCGTCATCGGCGGCGGCATCGTCGGCCTGTCGAGCGCGTACGCGCTCGCCGAGCGCGGTGCCGCCGTCACGGTCTGCGAGCGCGGCCACCTCGGTGCGGGGAGTACCGACCGGGCGGCGGGCGGCATCCGGGCGCAGTTCTCGACGGCGGTGAACGTCGACCTCTCCGTCGAGAGCATGGCCGTCTGGGAGGAGTTCGAGGACCGCTTCGGCGTCGACATCGGCTACCGCCGCCACGGCTACCTCTTCCTCGCCCGCGAGGCGAGGACCGCGAGGACGCTCCGCGAGTCGGTCGCCCTCCAGCGTGAGCGAGGTGTGCCGAGCGAGTTCGTCGACCCCGAGACGGCCGTCGAGCACTGCCCGGGCGTCGACGCGGGGCCGTTCGAGGGCGGGTCCTACTCGCCGACCGACGGCGTCGCCGACCCGCACCTCGCCCTCCAGGGGTACGCCGAGGCGGCCCGCGAAGCGGGAGCGACGCTCCGAACGAAGACGCCGGTGACCGCGATTCGCCGGGACGAGAGCGGGGTGACGGGTGTCGAGACGCCCGACGGGGCGCTCGACGCGGACTTCGTCGTGAACGCGGCCGGCGCGTGGGCGCGCGAGGTGGCCGCGCTGGCCGACGTCTCGCTCCCGGTCGCCCCCCGTCGTCGCCAGCTCGCCGTCGTGGCCCCCGACCCGCCGATGCCCGAGGCCCTCCCGCTCACCATCGACCTCGACACGGGGTCGTACTTCCGCCCCGAGCGTGACGGGCAGGCACTCGTCGGCGGGCGATTCGCCGAGGCGGACCCGGACGTGGACCCCTCGCGGTACGCCACGTCGATGGACGTCGAGTGGGCGGCCACGGCCGTCGAGCGCGCGGCGAGCTACACCACGTACTTCGGCCCGGAGACGCGCATCGTCCGCGGGTGGGCGGGGCTGTACGCCGTCACGCCGGACCACCACCCGATACTCGAGGAGACGCGTCCGGGCCTGGTGACGGCCGCCGGCTTCTCGGGTCACGGCTTCCAGCACGCGCCCGCGACCGGCCGTCTCGTCGCGGAACTCTGTCTCGACGGCGAGGCGTCGCTGGTCGATATCGGGGCGCTCGGGAGCGACCGGTTCGAGACGGGGGAGACGCTCGTCGAGCGCAACGTCGCCTGA
- a CDS encoding ornithine cyclodeaminase family protein, giving the protein MVRILSADEVRSLLSLPDLLDVVEDAFRRQGRGAVERPPRPHFPVGTGLVDAPGTGLTMPAYLHGEATYATKLVTVQPANAARGLPTTRAQVVVTDAETGECLALLAGEPVTNARTGCIGGTAVRHLAATPVRLGLLGAGAQARWQARAVDAAVPLGSVRVYSPSDSRERCAATLDAELGADVRAVDAPEAAVADATVVVTATTSETPVFPGAALADGTLVVAVGAYTSAMRELDGETVARAARVFADVPEEAADVGDVADAGLSEEDLLPLSAVFEGEAGRAREEEVLVVESVGSAVLDAAAAGMVYERAQEEGVGTDVPL; this is encoded by the coding sequence ATGGTCCGCATCCTCTCGGCCGACGAGGTCCGCTCGTTGCTCTCGCTGCCCGACCTCCTCGACGTGGTCGAGGACGCCTTCCGCAGGCAGGGTCGCGGCGCGGTCGAACGCCCACCTCGTCCGCACTTCCCGGTCGGGACCGGACTGGTAGACGCCCCCGGCACGGGGTTGACCATGCCCGCGTACCTCCACGGCGAGGCGACCTACGCGACGAAACTCGTCACCGTCCAGCCCGCGAACGCGGCGCGGGGACTCCCGACGACGCGCGCGCAGGTGGTCGTCACGGACGCCGAGACGGGCGAGTGCCTCGCCCTGCTCGCTGGAGAGCCGGTGACGAACGCCCGGACCGGCTGTATCGGCGGGACGGCGGTCCGCCACCTCGCGGCGACGCCCGTCCGACTGGGGCTGCTCGGGGCCGGCGCGCAGGCGCGCTGGCAGGCCCGGGCCGTCGACGCGGCCGTCCCTCTCGGTTCGGTGCGCGTCTACTCGCCGAGCGACTCCCGCGAGCGGTGCGCGGCGACGCTCGACGCCGAACTCGGGGCCGACGTGCGGGCCGTCGACGCCCCCGAGGCGGCCGTCGCGGACGCCACCGTCGTCGTGACGGCCACCACCAGCGAGACGCCCGTCTTCCCCGGGGCGGCGCTCGCCGATGGAACGCTCGTCGTCGCGGTGGGCGCGTACACGTCCGCGATGCGTGAACTCGACGGCGAGACCGTCGCCCGCGCGGCACGCGTGTTCGCCGACGTGCCCGAGGAGGCGGCGGACGTGGGCGACGTCGCCGACGCCGGTCTAAGCGAAGAAGACCTCCTCCCCCTCTCGGCCGTCTTCGAGGGGGAGGCGGGGCGAGCGCGCGAGGAGGAGGTGCTGGTCGTCGAGAGCGTCGGGTCGGCGGTACTCGACGCGGCGGCCGCCGGGATGGTGTACGAGCGCGCGCAGGAGGAGGGGGTTGGGACGGACGTCCCGCTGTGA
- a CDS encoding tryptophan--tRNA ligase — MSEDTDHHDETARREAATDGGSAAGADGTTLDPWGSSTVEDYRKLFEEFGIEAFDEVLPEVPDPHYLMRRGVIFGHREYRDVLRAMRDGDPAAVLSGFMPTGDPHIGHKLVFDEIIWHQRQGLDAYALIADLEAHSARGLSWAEIDEHARDYLLSLLALGFDPEEGELYRQSTNRPLQDLAFELGSKANFSELQAIYGFDGETDVSHMQSVVTQMADILYPQLDGPKPTVIPVGPDQDPHVRLARDLAARMRYFKVTEAYASFETDDAERALLADAYDALATEGDDPVRCEDAAAHVAAAFDAPALVESLENAGMEPLRPRVRFLDRNATPEAFEALIEAVDGEKRVYEGHVDAFDLDHDAAAHLAREVEVDHGGYGFYAPSSLYHRFMTGLTGGKMSSSVPASHISLLDDPEEGYEKVTSATTGGRETAELQRELGGEADECPVYELYAYLLAADDDEFATRVYDECVGGERLCGDCKEQAATLMREFLADHQEKREEAAERLDSLDIDLDLDSSRR, encoded by the coding sequence ATGAGCGAGGACACGGACCACCACGACGAGACGGCGCGCCGCGAGGCCGCCACCGACGGGGGGAGCGCCGCGGGAGCCGACGGGACGACCCTCGACCCGTGGGGGTCCTCCACCGTCGAGGACTACCGCAAACTGTTCGAGGAGTTCGGCATCGAGGCGTTCGACGAGGTGCTCCCCGAGGTGCCCGACCCCCACTACCTGATGCGCCGGGGGGTCATCTTCGGCCACCGCGAGTACCGCGACGTCCTGCGGGCGATGCGTGACGGCGACCCCGCGGCCGTCCTCTCGGGGTTCATGCCCACCGGCGACCCCCACATCGGGCACAAACTGGTGTTCGACGAGATAATCTGGCACCAGCGACAGGGGCTCGACGCCTACGCGCTCATCGCGGACCTCGAAGCCCACAGCGCCCGCGGCCTCTCGTGGGCCGAGATAGACGAGCACGCCCGCGACTACCTGCTCTCGCTGCTCGCACTCGGGTTCGACCCCGAGGAGGGCGAACTCTACCGTCAGTCCACGAACCGCCCGCTGCAGGACCTCGCCTTCGAACTCGGGAGCAAGGCCAACTTCTCCGAACTGCAGGCCATCTACGGCTTCGACGGCGAGACGGACGTCTCGCACATGCAGTCGGTCGTCACGCAGATGGCCGACATCCTCTACCCGCAACTCGACGGGCCGAAACCGACGGTCATCCCGGTCGGTCCCGACCAGGACCCGCACGTCCGCCTCGCGCGCGACCTCGCCGCCCGCATGCGCTACTTCAAGGTGACCGAGGCGTACGCGAGCTTCGAGACCGACGACGCGGAGCGCGCGCTCCTGGCGGACGCGTACGACGCGCTGGCCACCGAGGGCGACGACCCCGTCCGGTGTGAGGACGCCGCCGCCCACGTCGCCGCGGCGTTCGACGCACCCGCGCTCGTCGAGAGCCTGGAGAACGCCGGCATGGAGCCGCTCCGTCCACGCGTGCGGTTCCTCGACCGGAACGCAACCCCCGAGGCGTTCGAGGCGCTCATCGAGGCCGTCGACGGCGAGAAGCGCGTCTACGAGGGCCACGTCGACGCCTTCGACCTCGACCACGACGCGGCCGCGCACCTCGCACGCGAGGTGGAGGTCGACCACGGCGGTTACGGCTTCTACGCCCCCTCCTCCCTCTATCACCGCTTCATGACCGGGCTCACCGGCGGGAAGATGAGTTCGAGCGTGCCAGCGAGTCACATCAGCCTCCTCGACGACCCCGAGGAGGGGTACGAGAAGGTGACGTCCGCCACGACCGGCGGACGCGAGACGGCCGAACTCCAGCGTGAACTCGGCGGCGAGGCCGACGAGTGCCCCGTCTACGAACTGTACGCCTACCTGCTCGCCGCGGACGACGACGAGTTCGCGACGCGCGTCTACGACGAGTGCGTCGGCGGCGAGCGCCTCTGTGGCGACTGCAAGGAACAGGCCGCGACGCTGATGCGCGAGTTCCTCGCCGACCACCAGGAGAAGCGCGAGGAGGCCGCTGAACGCCTCGACTCCCTCGACATCGACCTCGACCTCGACAGTTCGCGGCGGTAG
- the endA gene encoding tRNA-intron lyase has translation MDATRDGDVVRVPPPGRERFYDSQGYGRPDGDALDLVSVEAAHLLFRGDLDSVDGMDLPAFLAATDCTLPFLVYKDLRNRGFYLSPAREGWVDDPGTADFVVYPRGEGPWDDAVEYRLRVVGERETLSASSLSESDTLAVVDEESELTYLSVDHPDLRGESASDLPADAPAALLADRVVLWDPPGDLYRRTFYGQPLDGRQAAGPLQCSLIEAAYLAEHGAIRVDEGREAVLDRGRDVEGERFDRRLAVYSALRERGVVPKTGFKFGADFRTYATVESADDLGHSEHLVRVVSRDHAFNPRDVALDVRLAHGVRKRIVFALTDPEGTIDWLSVERLTP, from the coding sequence ATGGACGCGACGCGCGACGGCGACGTCGTCCGGGTCCCCCCGCCCGGGCGCGAGCGGTTCTACGACTCGCAGGGGTACGGCCGGCCCGACGGCGACGCCCTCGACCTCGTGTCGGTCGAGGCGGCGCACCTGCTGTTCCGCGGCGACCTCGATTCGGTAGACGGCATGGACCTCCCGGCGTTCCTCGCGGCGACCGACTGCACCCTCCCCTTCCTCGTCTACAAGGACCTCCGCAACCGGGGGTTCTACCTCTCGCCCGCCCGCGAGGGCTGGGTCGACGACCCCGGTACCGCCGACTTCGTCGTCTACCCCCGCGGCGAGGGCCCGTGGGACGACGCCGTCGAGTACCGCCTGCGCGTCGTCGGCGAGCGCGAGACGCTCTCGGCGTCGTCGCTCAGCGAGAGCGACACGCTCGCCGTCGTCGACGAGGAGAGCGAACTGACCTACCTCTCGGTCGACCACCCCGACCTGCGCGGCGAGAGCGCCTCCGACCTGCCCGCGGACGCGCCGGCGGCGCTGCTCGCCGACCGGGTCGTGCTGTGGGACCCCCCGGGCGACCTCTACAGGCGGACGTTCTACGGTCAGCCCCTCGACGGGCGGCAGGCGGCGGGGCCGCTCCAGTGCTCGCTCATCGAGGCGGCCTACCTCGCCGAACACGGCGCCATCCGCGTCGACGAGGGGCGCGAGGCGGTGCTCGACCGCGGGCGGGACGTCGAGGGCGAACGGTTCGACCGCCGCCTGGCCGTCTACAGCGCCCTGCGCGAGCGCGGCGTCGTCCCCAAGACGGGCTTCAAGTTCGGCGCCGACTTCCGCACCTACGCCACCGTCGAGTCGGCCGACGACCTCGGCCACTCCGAACACCTCGTCCGCGTCGTCTCGCGGGACCACGCGTTCAACCCCCGCGACGTCGCCCTCGACGTCCGCCTCGCCCACGGCGTGCGAAAGCGCATCGTCTTCGCGCTGACCGACCCCGAGGGGACCATCGACTGGCTCTCGGTCGAACGACTCACGCCGTAG
- a CDS encoding DUF7090 family protein, whose protein sequence is MDYTLAIEGAPETVPGGTGIMLLHPSTGETDRLDTEFFKTDTDHLFILSTRTTAREVQQKLEYYEVDESKAVILDTLSIERGYSRRAGDHVRYVSSPDDLDGMVDDLREFLEETAGKRRVSVDSVTEMAYYADEERARVAVEQMLDLLEEHDAIGLFHLAEEVHEEAVLEDYRDLFDGVVHLHEDDTTTCDF, encoded by the coding sequence ATGGACTACACGCTCGCCATCGAGGGCGCGCCCGAGACCGTACCGGGCGGGACCGGTATCATGCTCCTGCACCCCAGTACCGGCGAGACGGACCGTCTCGACACGGAGTTCTTCAAGACCGACACCGACCACCTGTTCATCCTCTCGACGCGCACCACCGCCCGAGAGGTCCAGCAGAAACTGGAGTACTACGAGGTCGACGAGTCGAAGGCGGTCATCCTCGACACCCTCTCCATCGAGCGGGGCTACTCCCGGCGCGCGGGCGACCACGTCCGGTACGTCTCCTCGCCCGACGACCTGGATGGGATGGTCGACGACCTCCGCGAGTTCCTGGAGGAGACGGCGGGCAAGCGCCGCGTCAGCGTCGACTCCGTCACGGAGATGGCCTACTACGCCGACGAGGAGCGCGCCCGCGTCGCCGTCGAGCAGATGCTCGACCTGCTCGAGGAACACGACGCCATCGGCCTGTTCCACCTCGCCGAGGAGGTCCACGAGGAGGCCGTCCTCGAGGACTACCGCGACCTCTTCGACGGCGTCGTCCACCTCCACGAGGACGACACCACGACCTGCGACTTCTGA
- a CDS encoding NCS2 family permease, protein MGLTDTDTEGGYAGRARRSIRAFFDFEEYDTDVWTEVLAGLTTFLTMSYIVVVNPAVLAQAISIQGYSQGAVVSMLTVVTLISAAVATLVMALYANRPFAQAPGLGLNAFFAFTVVITLGVSWQTALAAVVVEGVIFMALTAVGARKYIIQAFPEPVKFAVGSGIGAFLALIGLQAMEIVVPDPEGTYITLGQVASNPIAILSIVGLFFTLALYARGVRGSILLGILGTAGLGYVVEVAGLVAPGTLTVGFTPPVYDITPLAGAFVSGFGDVEPFGFALIVFTFFFVDFFDTAGTLTGVGQAAGFLDDDGDLPEIEKPLMADAVGTTVGGMLGTSTVTTYIESATGVEEGGRTGLTALVVALLFLVSLVFVPLAAAIPQYASHIALVVIAVVMLQNITAVQWDDITHAVPAGLTILIMPFTFNIGYGIAAGIISYPLVKVAVGEWRDVRATQVVLAGLFVLYFVVQTGGIMQAAV, encoded by the coding sequence ATGGGTCTCACGGACACTGACACCGAAGGGGGGTACGCGGGACGGGCGCGCCGCTCGATACGGGCGTTCTTCGACTTCGAGGAGTACGACACCGACGTCTGGACGGAGGTGCTCGCCGGACTCACGACGTTCCTCACGATGTCGTACATCGTCGTGGTCAACCCGGCCGTCCTCGCGCAGGCCATCTCGATTCAGGGGTACAGTCAGGGGGCGGTCGTCTCGATGCTCACCGTCGTCACGCTCATCTCGGCGGCCGTCGCGACGCTCGTCATGGCGCTGTACGCGAACCGACCGTTCGCGCAGGCGCCGGGGCTGGGGCTGAACGCCTTCTTCGCCTTCACGGTGGTCATCACGCTCGGCGTCTCCTGGCAGACGGCGCTCGCGGCCGTCGTCGTCGAGGGGGTCATCTTCATGGCGCTGACCGCCGTCGGCGCGCGCAAGTACATCATCCAGGCGTTCCCGGAGCCGGTCAAGTTCGCCGTCGGCTCCGGCATCGGCGCGTTCCTCGCGCTCATCGGCCTGCAGGCGATGGAGATCGTCGTCCCCGACCCCGAGGGGACGTACATCACGCTCGGGCAGGTCGCCAGCAACCCCATCGCGATTCTCTCCATCGTCGGCCTGTTCTTCACTCTCGCACTCTACGCCCGGGGGGTGCGTGGCTCCATCCTCCTCGGCATCCTCGGGACCGCGGGACTGGGCTACGTCGTCGAGGTGGCCGGCCTCGTCGCACCGGGGACGCTCACCGTCGGCTTCACCCCCCCCGTCTACGACATCACGCCGCTGGCGGGCGCGTTCGTCTCCGGGTTCGGCGACGTCGAACCGTTCGGGTTCGCGCTCATCGTCTTCACGTTCTTCTTCGTCGACTTCTTCGACACCGCCGGGACCCTGACCGGCGTCGGCCAGGCCGCCGGCTTCCTCGACGACGACGGCGACCTGCCGGAGATAGAGAAGCCGCTGATGGCCGACGCCGTCGGCACCACCGTCGGCGGGATGCTCGGCACCTCGACGGTGACGACGTACATCGAGTCCGCGACGGGCGTCGAGGAGGGCGGACGCACCGGCCTGACGGCGCTGGTCGTCGCGCTCCTCTTCCTCGTCTCGCTCGTGTTCGTCCCGCTCGCGGCGGCCATCCCGCAGTACGCGAGCCACATCGCGCTGGTCGTCATCGCCGTCGTGATGCTCCAGAACATCACCGCCGTCCAGTGGGACGACATCACTCACGCCGTCCCCGCAGGCCTCACCATCCTCATCATGCCCTTCACGTTCAACATCGGCTACGGCATCGCCGCGGGCATCATCTCCTACCCGCTGGTGAAGGTGGCCGTCGGCGAGTGGCGCGACGTGCGCGCGACGCAGGTGGTGCTCGCGGGCCTGTTCGTCCTCTACTTCGTCGTCCAGACGGGCGGCATCATGCAGGCCGCCGTCTGA
- a CDS encoding phosphoribosyltransferase family protein encodes MSTNRVEKASLQLQAVAVLRMLKETRTYDELAEETGLPAGDLNRYVNGHVLPGEARAREVVASIGQETLATELEARIRYDPEGYVDNSDVVFDQPFLNLVAPVAAEALQVERPDVVLTAATDGITLGAAMASHFDARLAYAKKSKETAVEEFIEARQRLASGIEFTYYLPARALRPGQRVLVVDDLIRSGETQELLLDIAGQADAEVVGVFALITVGSVGVESARDLTDAPVDALTHIE; translated from the coding sequence ATGAGCACGAACCGCGTCGAGAAGGCCAGCCTGCAACTCCAGGCGGTCGCGGTCCTCCGGATGCTGAAGGAGACCCGCACGTACGACGAACTGGCCGAAGAGACGGGTCTCCCGGCGGGCGACCTGAACCGCTACGTCAACGGCCACGTCCTCCCCGGCGAGGCGCGCGCCCGCGAGGTGGTCGCCTCCATCGGCCAGGAGACGCTCGCGACGGAACTCGAGGCCCGCATCCGCTACGACCCCGAGGGGTACGTCGACAACTCAGACGTCGTCTTCGACCAGCCGTTCCTGAACCTCGTCGCACCCGTCGCGGCGGAGGCGCTACAGGTCGAGCGTCCCGACGTCGTCCTCACCGCCGCCACCGACGGCATCACGCTCGGCGCGGCGATGGCGAGTCACTTCGACGCCCGTCTCGCCTACGCGAAGAAGTCGAAGGAGACGGCCGTCGAGGAGTTCATCGAGGCGCGCCAGCGCCTCGCCAGCGGTATCGAGTTCACCTACTACCTCCCGGCGCGGGCCCTCCGCCCGGGTCAGCGCGTCCTCGTCGTCGACGACCTCATCCGTTCGGGCGAGACCCAGGAACTCCTCCTCGACATCGCAGGACAGGCCGACGCCGAAGTCGTCGGCGTCTTCGCGCTCATCACCGTCGGGAGCGTCGGCGTCGAGAGCGCCCGCGACCTGACCGACGCCCCCGTCGACGCGCTGACCCACATCGAGTGA
- the pyrE gene encoding orotate phosphoribosyltransferase has protein sequence MTDEDLIAALRAADAVKFGAFELANGGTSEYYVDKYLFETDPRCLSLVADAFAERVGETKLAGVALGAVPLVAATSVRTGNPYVIARKRAKEYGTGNRIEGRLDEGEEVVVLEDIATTGGSAVDAVEALREAGAVVERVLVVVDREEGAREHLAEHGVELEALLSASDLLADR, from the coding sequence ATGACCGACGAGGACCTCATCGCGGCGCTCCGGGCGGCCGACGCCGTGAAATTCGGGGCGTTCGAACTCGCCAACGGCGGCACCAGCGAGTACTACGTCGACAAGTACCTTTTCGAGACAGACCCGCGCTGTCTCTCGCTCGTCGCAGACGCCTTCGCGGAACGCGTCGGCGAGACGAAACTGGCCGGCGTCGCGCTGGGGGCCGTCCCGCTGGTCGCGGCGACGAGCGTCCGCACCGGGAACCCCTACGTCATCGCGCGCAAGCGGGCCAAGGAGTACGGCACCGGCAACCGCATCGAGGGGCGACTGGACGAAGGCGAGGAAGTCGTCGTGCTGGAGGACATCGCCACGACCGGCGGGAGCGCCGTCGACGCCGTCGAGGCGCTGCGCGAGGCGGGCGCCGTCGTCGAGCGCGTGCTCGTCGTCGTGGACCGCGAGGAGGGCGCCCGCGAGCACCTCGCGGAGCACGGCGTGGAACTGGAGGCGCTGCTGTCGGCGTCGGACCTGCTCGCCGACCGCTGA
- a CDS encoding DNA-directed DNA polymerase II small subunit, whose amino-acid sequence MPLETPRRIVTELASRGYNAEREAVTLLARTSDPAAALERALETVPEDALKLSAAHVRSVLDSRDPAPDPSSTSDPDADAASPPPTPDPSPSVDDPSTPSTSDGTTPVEGDGGTAAPVETGGSGNRPRTPQAAAIAGDITGRSTGTGEYGDFVTVFRDRYERLSRKLTGRVNHRPTTAVSNMPGGEETALVGMINDVRSTASGHWLVELEDTNGVFPCLVLKDKPIADLVDELLLDEVIAVEGSLSGDGGVLFVDSLHFPEIPRTHRPNTADRHVQAALVSDVHVGSQEFMGEAWSRFTSWLHTEEAAPVEYLLIAGDMVEGVGVYPNQDEELSTIDIYDQYEEFSEYLKEVPGDLEIVMIPGNHDAVRLAEPQPAFDEELRGIMSAHDARITGNPSTVTIEGVNVLMYHGVSLDEVIAELPEHKASYDDPHLAMYHLLKKRHVAPQYGGHTRLAPEERDYLVIDDVPDVFHTGHVHKLGYGKYNNVLAINSGCWQEQTDFQKSVNIDPDHAFAPIVDLDTLELTIRDFN is encoded by the coding sequence GCCGCGCTGGAGCGCGCCCTCGAGACGGTGCCCGAGGACGCACTGAAGCTCTCGGCGGCGCACGTCCGGTCGGTCCTCGACTCCCGCGACCCCGCGCCGGACCCGTCGTCCACGTCGGACCCGGACGCAGACGCGGCGTCTCCCCCACCGACCCCGGACCCGTCGCCGAGCGTCGACGACCCGTCGACTCCCTCGACTTCTGATGGAACGACGCCCGTCGAAGGTGACGGGGGGACGGCCGCTCCAGTCGAAACGGGGGGGTCTGGGAACCGTCCACGAACCCCGCAGGCCGCCGCCATCGCCGGCGACATCACCGGTCGTAGCACCGGGACGGGCGAGTACGGCGACTTCGTGACCGTCTTCCGCGACCGCTACGAGCGCCTCTCGCGCAAACTCACCGGCCGCGTGAACCACCGACCCACGACGGCCGTCTCGAACATGCCCGGCGGCGAGGAGACGGCGCTCGTCGGCATGATAAACGACGTCCGCTCGACCGCCAGCGGACACTGGCTCGTCGAACTGGAGGACACCAACGGCGTCTTCCCCTGTCTCGTGCTCAAGGACAAGCCCATCGCGGACCTGGTGGACGAACTCCTGCTCGACGAGGTCATCGCCGTCGAGGGGTCGCTCTCGGGCGACGGCGGCGTCCTCTTCGTCGACTCGCTTCACTTCCCCGAGATTCCCCGGACGCACCGCCCGAACACCGCCGACCGCCACGTCCAGGCGGCGCTCGTCTCGGACGTCCACGTCGGCAGCCAGGAGTTCATGGGCGAGGCGTGGTCGCGCTTCACCTCCTGGCTCCACACCGAGGAGGCCGCCCCCGTCGAGTACCTCCTCATCGCCGGCGACATGGTCGAGGGCGTCGGCGTCTACCCGAACCAGGACGAGGAACTCTCGACCATCGACATCTACGACCAGTACGAGGAGTTCTCGGAGTACCTGAAGGAGGTGCCCGGCGACCTGGAGATCGTGATGATTCCGGGGAACCACGACGCCGTCCGCCTCGCCGAACCCCAACCCGCTTTCGACGAGGAGCTCCGCGGCATCATGAGCGCCCACGACGCCCGCATCACGGGTAATCCCTCGACAGTGACCATCGAGGGCGTGAACGTGCTGATGTACCACGGCGTCTCGCTCGACGAGGTCATCGCGGAACTGCCCGAGCACAAGGCCTCCTACGACGACCCGCACCTCGCGATGTACCACCTGCTGAAGAAGCGCCACGTCGCGCCGCAGTACGGCGGCCACACCCGCCTCGCGCCCGAGGAGCGCGACTACCTCGTCATCGACGACGTGCCCGACGTCTTCCACACCGGCCACGTCCACAAACTCGGCTACGGGAAGTACAACAACGTCCTCGCCATCAACTCCGGGTGCTGGCAGGAACAGACCGACTTCCAGAAGAGCGTCAACATCGACCCCGACCACGCCTTCGCACCCATCGTCGACCTCGACACGCTCGAACTGACGATTCGGGACTTCAACTGA